Part of the Niallia alba genome is shown below.
GTTTCTCCAATAATGTACATATTCGGATAGATATTTTCGTATGGGTGTATTGATTGTGATAACCCTTGTGGACAGAAAAGTAAGACAGGAACCTCCTTAATAAAAATAAGGGTAGGGCATTCAATCATAAAACCGAGCTCAGAACGAGAAAAAGTCAATTCCCCAATTAAGTTCCAGTTCTTTATATTATTTGATAATGCTTTATAGAGAAAAATAGCTCCTGTTTTATCTGATTGTTTCTGTGCACCAATAATCATATAGAATTGATTTTGATAACGAAAGATTTGGGGATCTCTAAAATGATCTGTTGTTTCTTCCGGCTGGTTAACTAATGGATTGTCAAATTTTTCGATAGTTCCGTCTGTATACATAAAAGCACCATTTTGAAAGGTAAAACGATTCCAATTATCATCTCTAACATTGCCTGTGTAAAATAGGAATAGCTTTTCCTCATCGATTGGATAAGCTGAGCCAGAATATACTCCATGAGAGTCATAATTATTGTCAGATTGTAGGGCAATCCCTTTTTCTTCCCAATGAATGAGATCTTCACTTTCTAAGTGATACCAACTTTTTAGGCCATGAGCAGCCCCGAATGGGTAGTATTGAAAAAATAGCTGCCATTTGCCATTAAAGAAAGAGAAGCCATTCGGATCATTTAATAGTCCAGTTTTTGGCTCAATATGATAGCCAGTTCGCCATTTAGAACTGGCTACTGAATTTGTTAAAGCTACCACATATTCATCATCCCATTCAGAATAAGGTTTATATCTAAGTTCCCGTGTCCATTTGCTAATAATTTCTGTCATGTAAGTTAAACTCCTCCGTTATAAATCCTTAGGTTACTTAATGGAATTTTAAAACGCCTCTAAATATATGTCAAACGTTTTCCTTGTTTTATAACAATATTTAAGAGTATTTATAAAAAAATATTCAAATATATGATAAACGTTTGACACAAAATAAAAATGGTGTTAAGTTTATCGTGCAAAAGGTTTTGAAAGCGATTTAATAGAAAGGGGAATTCACATGAAACACAGAGAAGTGGCAGAACGGATAGCAAAAGCTTTAGGGGAAAACAACTTAATTGCTGCTACACACTGCGCAACAAGACTACGCTTAGTTGTTAAAGATACGAAGCAGATCGATCAAATCTCTTTGGATGAGGATCCTGATTTAAAGGGAACTTTTAAAGCAAATGGCCAATACCAAATCATCGTCGGTCCTGGTGATGTAAATGTTGTTTATAAAGAATTAATTACTATCACAGGTGTTGGCGAAGCTACAAAAGAAGAGTTGAAAGAGGTTACGGAGAAAAAAGAAACCAATCCTGTAATGAAACTAGTAAAGCTATTATCTGATATCTTCGTACCGCTAATACCTGCTTTAGTAGCTGGTGGTTTATTGATGGCTTTAAATAATGTTTTAACTGGACAAGGTTTGTTTGGTCCACAATCGATTGTAGAGATGATACCAGGTATACAAGGTTTTGCAGATATTGTTAACTTAATGGCTTCAGCTCCCTTTGCCTTCTTGCCTATTTTAATTGGTTTTTCCGCAACAAAACGTTTTGGAGGAAATCCTTACCTTGGTGCAGCAGCAGGTATGATGCTTGTTATGCCTAATTTAGTAAATGGTTATGGCGTAGCAGAGGCATTAGCTACGGGACAGATGCCATATTGGGATGTCTTTGGCTTGCAAATTGCTCAAGCGGGTTATCAAGGTCAAGTATTGCCGGTAATTGGAGTTGCTTGGATTTTGGCAACACTTGAAAAGTTCTTCCATAAACATTTAAACAATGCAATCGATTTTACTTTTACACCATTATTATCCGTGATTATTACAGGATTTGTTACATTCGCATTTGTTGGACCTTTATTACGTGGTGTTTCAAATCAATTAACAGATGGGTTGCTCTGGTTAATCGATACGCTTGGTGGAGTAGGGTATGGATTATTTGGTTTGGGTTATTCTGCAGTTGTATTAACAGGCTTGCATCAATCCTTCCCAGCAATTGAGACACAACTACTTGCAGATATTGCCAAAACAGGCGGAAGTTTTCTTTTTCCGATAGCTTCTGCTGCTAACGTAGCACAAGGAGCGGCATGTTTAGCTATTTTCTTTATATCAAAAAATCAAAAACAAAAAGGGCTAGCATCATCAGCATCTTTTTCAGCTATGTTAGGTATAACTGAACCCGCGATGTTTGGGATTAACTTAAAATTGAAATTCCCATTTTTTATTGCTTTGGTTGCAGCTGGTATAGGAGCAGCATTCATGGGCTTTACAGGAGTACGTAATGTATCTTTAGGTCCTGCAGGATTAATTGGTTTCATTGCAATAGCTCCAAAATCAATTCCAATGTTTATGGTTGGAATATTAATTAGTTTTATACTCGCATTCGTAGCAACAATGATTTATGGGCGAAATAAATTAAAAGTTTCATCTATTAATACTGGAAGTACCAGTACAACAGAAAGAAGCACTACTCCTGTTACTAATATAGCAACAAACGAAGAAATCGCTGCTCCGGTTGAGGGGAAGGCTATTGATTTAGCTACTGTAAATGATCCAGTTTTCGCTTCAGGCGCAATGGGAAAAGGAATTGCTATTATCCCTCGAATCGGCAAAATATATGCCCCAGCTGAAGGTATTCTAACTGTTACAAACGATTCCAAACATGCTTATGGCATTCAAACGGAAAAGGGAGCAGAGATTCTTTTGCATATCGGGATAGACACAGTAAAATTAGCAGGGGAAGGGTTCAAAACCTATGTTAAGCAAGGTCAGAAGTTAAAGAAAGGGGACTTGCTTGGCGAATTTGATATCGAGAAGATTCACGAAGCCGGTTTTGATTCTACTGTGATGATAATTGTCACGAATTCCAAAGCTTATGAAGAGGTTAAAAGCATGGTCGATGCAGAACTGACTGTTGGAGAAAAAGCAATCACGTTAATCCCATCAGTAAACAAATAACCTTAAGTAATCTATGTACTAGATTATAAGAAACCAATTGAGATAGAAAGAAACAACTTGTTTATAGGAGGTATTAATTTGCCTATTTTTCTTGAAAAAGATGGAAAAACACTCCATCTACAAAACGAAATATTGAGTTATGTGATTTCAATAGAAAAAGAAAAATACGTCACCCATCGTTATTGGGGTAGAAGATTAGAAAGTTTTAATGGCAGCACCCAGCTTCAAATGATTGATCGTGGTTTTGCAACTAATCCAATTCCTGATGAGAGAGTGTTTAGCTTAAATGCACTACCTCTGGAAACAAGTACGCAACAAAGCGGTGATCACCGAATCTCGAATTATACAATACGTTCTCATACGAATCATACACGAACAGATTTTTCTTATAAGAAATTCGAAATTCAAACTGGGAAAAAGCGCATAGAGGGGTTACCCACATTAGAAGGCAAAGATTCAGAAGTTACTACACTGACTATTACCCTTTATGATGATATTCAGAAGTTGGAAATGAAGCTTTTCTATCATCTTTATGAACAACTACCTGTAATAACACGACATGTAACATTCTTAAATTACGGTAATCAAGAAGTATTCCTTGACAATGCAGGAAGTCTTCAAGTAGATATCGCGTCAACTACTTTTGATTTGTTAACTCTTTACGGGTCCCATACGAATGAGGCAAACATTAGCAGAAGGAGATTGCATAATGGTATTCAAAAAATAGAAAGTACTCGTGGTGTAAGTAGTCCACAACATCAACCATTTTTAGCACTTTTAAACCCAAATACAGATGAATTTAGTGGAGAAGCACGTGCATTTCATCTCATTTATAGTGGGAATTTTCAAGCACAAGTAGAAGTAGAACAATATGGTTCATCACGAGTACAGCTCGGCATAAATGCAGAAGGATTTTCATGGAAGCTTTCACCTGGAGGTAAATTTGAAACACCAGAAGCTGTGATGGTTTATTCTAATCAGGGATTAAATCATATGAGCAACACTTTTCATAAACTCTATCAAGAACATCTATGTCCAAAGCCCTTTCGAAATCGCGAACGACCGATTCTATTAAATACGTGGGAAGCTAATTACTTTGATATATCAGAAGAAAAATGTGAAAAATTAGCTGAATTAGCATCACAGGTCGGCATGGAAATGTTTGTTTTAGATGATGGGTGGTTCGGCAACAGAATGGATGATACTTCCTCGCTTGGAGATTGGAAGGAGAATAAGGAAAAGTTACCGAACGGAATAGCTGGCTTAGCTGAGATGGTGAGAAATAAAGGAATGAAATTTGGTTTATGGTTTGAACCAGAAATGATTTCAAGAAATAGCGAACTATTTAAAGCAAACTCTGATTGGGTTATACATAGCCCTGCATATTCACCTTTAGAAGGAAGAAGACAGCTAGTCCTAGATTTATCAAATCGTGAAGTGCAAGACTTTTTAATAAATGTATTAACAGAACATTTAGAAACAGGCAAAATTGATTATATTAAATGGGATATGAACCGTCATTTAACCGATATTGGGAGTGCAGCCTTCCCTAAAGATCAACAAGGAGAGATAAGTCATCGATATATACTTGGCTTATATCGAATTCTCGAGAAGCTAGTGAAACAATTTCCCAATGTACTATTTGAAAATTGTTCAAGTGGAGGGGGAAGATTTGATCCTGGAATGATGTATTACATGGCCCAAAATTGGACGAGCGATAATACAGATGCCTTATGTAGGACAAAAATCCAATATGGATACAGTTTGCTTTATCCTCCCATTATGATGGCCGCACATGTTTCACCTGTACCGAATCATCAAGTAGGAAGGATAACCTCTCTTGAAACTAGAGGTTTAGTAGCAATGAGTGCCAATTTTGGTTATGAACTTAACTTAATGGATGTATCAAAAGAGGAACTCACAGAAATAGAAAACCAAATATCCTTTTATAAACAGCATAGAAAACTATTTCAATTTGGGGAATTTTATCGATTAAAGTCCCCAGGAGAATATTTTGAAACGGCTTGGATGTTTAAAAATGAGGAAGAAGCAATAGTCATTTATTTTAACGGAGTAGCTCGTCCTGCTGTACCAGTAAACTATTTACCTGTTAATTATCTAGATGATTATGCAACATATAAGGAAATGGACACTGGTAGAATGTATTCTGGTAGTGAACTTAATTATGCTGGTGTAACTATTCCTCGAGTGAAAGAAGATTATAAAACCTTAATTTATCATTTTATCAAAGTTAATAGGTAAAACAATTCATATGAGACTGGGACAAGACCTCCTCTGAGATGAAAAAGCCGGTGGAATTTTACTCTTCGTAGGATTCCACCGGCTTTCATTATTTGATCATTGATCATTATCCTTGAAGATATCATCTTCATTACTTACCGTTACAACTTGAATATTATCTTAATTAGTAATATACTTAAAAATAAAGTATCTTAGTTACTAAAGTATTTATAAAGGAAGGTCCATTGTATGAACATCTTTGAAAATTTATTAACTTCATTAAAAAGAGCAAGTGAAGTAAGTGTTTCAATTATGAAGCCTAGAGATGAAGGAGTGATTACCCATAACTTAATGATATTTCTTTTTATGATTCAAAATAAAGGTGAAATTAGAACAAGGGAAATATCAGAGCATTTTGGTGTGACATCAGGTGCTGCAACTGGCATTGCTGATAAGCTTGAAAACTTAGGATTAATTGAAAGGAACCGAAGTAAAATAGACCGAAGAGTTGTCACTTTAGTTTTATCTGAAAAAGGAAAAAAACTTGTACAAAGCAAAAAAAGAGAGCATGTTGAGTTGTATCAATACATTTTGCATGATTTTTCTGAAGAAGAGCTATTAAACACAATACGCATGTTAAATAAGATCTCAGATAGAATAGATAGTTATAACAACAGGGGAGATATATGATGAAGATTTTAGTAACAGGTTTTACGGGAAAAGTTGGATTACAGGTTGCTAACTATTTAAAAGACATAGATATACCAATATTATGTGGGGTTCGAAATGTTGAAAGAGCTAGAGCTAAGTTTGGTGATATATATGAATACGTTAGTCTTGATTTTTCAGATCCAACTACATTTGATGGGGCTCTTGAAAATATTGACCGCATTTTTTTAATGTACCCACCTGGTGAAAACCTTCCATTCGCTACTTTTTTAGAAAAGGCAAAGGATAAAGAGATTAAACACATTACCTATTTATCGTTAAAAGACGTCCAATTCATGCCATTTATCCACCATTACAAAATGGAAAAGCTAATAAAAAGCTATAACATACCTTATACATTTGTTCGCGCCGGATATTTTATGCAAAATTTAAATGATTTTCTTTGTAAGGAAATTAAAGAAAGACAACGTATCTTTGTTCCAGCAGGTAAAGGGAAAACAAGCTTTATTGATACTAGAGATCTTGCTGAAATCTCTGCTTTAACGCTAGTTAATGAAGGAAAGCATAAAAACCAAATTTATGCCGTAACAGGGAATGAAGCTCTCGACTTTTTTGATGTTGCAAGTATAATGACCGAAGTGCTTGGAGTAAAAATTCAATATACAAACCCATCAGTCAAAGAATTTAGGGAATATATGAAGAAAATAGGTGAAGATGAAGGATTTGTAAATGTTGTCGTTGGTGTTCATATGCCGACAAAACTTGGCCTTGCAAAAGGAATTAAGCATGATTATGAAAAAGTAACAGGCAAAACGCCTACAAATATTAGAAAATATATAGAGGATTTTAAAGAGAGTTGGATCTAAGGATTAACAGCAAACACAAGAAATATTCATTATTATAGGAGGATTACCATTTTGTGGAGATTAGTAAACGGAAAATTGATTCAAGAAACAGATCAAACAAGGATTAAATTCAGAACTAATATTAGTAAAGAAATCATTAATAAATTAAATCGAATGTCTGAAGAATACGATACACATATTAATTATTTAATTGAAAACGGACTTAAAAATTTATTAACAACCGGAATTGTAGAATTCTCTAAGGAATCTAGACCAAAAGATCGTGTTCAGTATAAAACAACTTATGATAAGCAATTGCTTGAAGATGCAAAACAATTTGCAAAATCACACCAATTATATATGAATGATATCATTGAATATAGTACGAAATTTATTGATTTAACTAATATTAAAGATAAACAGTATAAGAATAGAGTAGAGAGAATGTAGTTTTACTATATTCTTATATTTATTATAACGCCCCAAACATAATATATATTATACACAGCAATTTAAAACTCGCTAAATCACATCTCATATTAAAGTATACTTTAGATAGTGAGACAAAATTAAATTTTTTTTATTATTAACCTTCACCTTCAATTAAAAATACAACAACCGAAAATCATCATTGTGACAATGTTTTTCGGTTGTTGTAGAAATTCATTATTAAAATTAAAGTATTTCTTTTTCATCGGTATCAGCAATTAAATTCTGATAAAAAGTTGCATTAGATGCATAAACATATGGAGTTAACCATAAAAAACCTATCCCTAATGAAATTAGACATAAAATGCCCCAACCAATAAAGCTTAAATTTAATAAGAAATATTTCCACTTGTATCCATGCATTCTTCTTCTGCTTTCTGTAATTGCTTCGAAAATCGAATATTCTGGATGATCTTTTAATAACATAAAAGTTTGTGAATATGCTAGACCTTTAATAATTCCAGGAATTATTAATAATAAGGACCATAAAAAAGTAAAAATACCTACCATGATAGACGCACCTATCACTTTTAACATTACCTTTACGTCTGTATAAATAGTGAAAACTTGTGAAATCTCCGCATTTTTTTCTCTAACAAGATCTAGATAAAACCATACTATTGCTATAGATAAAGGTATTAATATAACACTAATAATGGCAGTTAATATCGATGCAAGTGGTGGTGTGTATTCTTGATTTAACCAGTTTATGAATCCGCCACTAGCATATATTTCAATCGAGAGATTTATACCAGCACTTAAAACAAGATATAAGAAAGTAAGTCCTACTACCTTTCCCCATTCTCCTTTCAATGATTGTCTTGCATCATACTTAATTTCTGAAATCTTCAATTTGTATCCTCCTTTATATTACTCCTTATCATTATAACTATTTTTTTGTAATAATAAAGAATTATTTGATAAATACCCCAAAATTTCCATGTTTAAAACTAATTAGTTTTATGCCTCTACTAGTTTCTAACTATCCTGGATATTAGAATCGTTATTTTTAAATCCTGCTTTTCAAATAATTAATAAGACAAGTGATTATTTCTCACTCAGCGTTAAATCCAATCTTATCCATTAAATTTAAATTCTTCTCTCACCTCCCTCCTAACTTTTCTTATCAGCTAAAAGATTTTAGAAATAATACATAGTTTTATAAATATAAAGCATTTACATTGTTAGGTAATGAAATGATATGATAGAAAATGAATAGAAAATACAGCATTTTATTATTAAGGAGGAAACATACATTGAATATACACATTAGCAATGCTGCGTTAACATGGTTTAAGGATGAAGTTGGTTTACAAGCGGGAAGTCATGTGCGCTTTTATCCGATGATATATGGAAATAGTCCAGTTCAAGAGAACTTTTCATTAGGATTTTCTATAGAGGCTCCAGTTGATGCGATATCTAGTGTCACAGTAGAAGAGATTCAGTTCTATGTTGAAGAAACAGATGTTTGGTTTTTTAATGGCCATGACTTATATGTGGAGTATAACGAAACAATGGATGAAGTAGAATATCAATATAAAATGCCGAAATAAGCTTGCTTGGATTATCTTTCAATAAACTCTCCTGGCTGTAAAGTCGGGATATTTGCTAGTTCTACCGTTTCTGGATATTTTATTCCTGCACCAGTATTTAAACAAACGACGACTTCCTCTTCCTTTATCCACCCTTCTTTTCTTAACTTTTCAGCAGCGGCAAAGGTTGCCGCACCTTCTGGACAGATAAAATTACCTTCAAGCTCAGCAACTAGTTTTTGTGCAGTAAGTAATTCGGTTTCTGAAACAGCAATCGCGCAGCCATTTGTATGATATAAGCTTTCTAGCACAAGGAAATCTCCTAAAGCTTTTGGTACATTTATTCCAAAAGCACAGGTCTCTGAGTTTTCAAAAAAAGCAGATTCTGTCTCGCCATTTTTCCAAGCTTCCACAATAGGGGAACACCCTTCCGCTTGAACAGCTACAAGTCTAGGAAGTTTATTATCTGAAATCCAGCCGAGCTCTTGCATTTCTTTTAAAGCTTTGTAAATGCCAATAATACCGACACCTCCACCAGTTGGATATAAAATAACATCAGGTACATTCCAACCAAATTGTTCTACAATCTCATAACCCATTGTTTTCTTTCCTTCGATACGGTAAGGCTCTTTCAAGGTAGAAGCATCATATACCCCTTTATCTGCGACTAATTTGCCGACGATTTTGCCAGCATCACTAATAAGTCCATCGACTAAATGCAAATCTCCTCCAGAAATAAACACTTCTTTTCTAGTTATTGCAGGTGCGTCTACAGGCATAACAATGGTTGCTTTAATGTTTGCCTTTGCTGCATAAAGGGCCCATGCAGCGCCAGCATTTCCATTTGTCGGCATGGCAAGTTGTTTAACCCCGAGCTCTTTCGCTTTGGAAATTCCTACACTTGCCCCTCTTGTTTTAAAAGAACCAGTTGGAATAATCCCTTCATCCTTTATGTATAAATTAGATAGCTGATAATGCTTTCCTAATTGGGGCATTTTTTCTAACGGCGTCCATCCTTCTCCTAATGTAACTATATTCTCTTTTGCACTAACTGGTAAAAGTTCATGATAGCGCCACAAACTAGTTGGTCGTCTTCCGATGCTTTCCTTCGAAACATGCTCCTTTACTTTCTCTAAATCATAACGAACTAACAAAGGAGAGCCACAGGCGCAAAGCTGCTGAACCTCTGTCACCTCTAACACAGCCTGGCATTTTGGACATTCTAAATGTGAAACATAGCTATAAGACATCGTTTTCCTCCAATATAAAATTATTCATTACACATTTACAAGATACATAGAAAGAATTAATTGTCTAACAAACGAAAAAAAACCAAAGGTATCCTCTAAAAAGGATGCCTTTGGTTTTTCCAATCAGCTAGAGTTATTATTATCTATCTATCATTATATTAAAGTATGTGAGATTATACAATTTCGATATACTAATTAATTTTTTTTACTTCTGCAATCATTAGATCATCGGTTATTTCATCAGACTGATGTAATGAAATATTTGCACCTAGGCTATTAAATGCTGTAACTGCTTCATCGTAGCCACGTTCAATATGTTCGATTCCTGTAATCGTTGTCGTTCCTTCCGCAATTACTCCTGCAAGCATAAGACATATTCCTGCACGAACATCCGAAGCATTAACTAATGCGCCTTGTAACGAAGACTTCCCTTTTATATGCGCTACTCCATTTGCTACCTCTATACTAGCACCCATTTTATTCAACTGATATACATGATTAAATCGGTTTGGATAAACGGTTTCCCGCAGTACACTTCTTCCATTCGCTTGTGTTAGTAATACGGTTAAAGGCTGCTGTAAGTCTGTAGGAAATCCTGGAAACATAGCAGTTCTTACTCTTGTCGCATTAATTCTTCCGTCCAAAAAGGACGTAATATTATTTTCCTTTATTTCAATGCCTACACCAATTTCTTTTAATTTTGTAAGACAGGATGTAAGATGCTCAGGAATGATATCTTCTACTGTAATAGTGCCTCCTGTAATCCCAGAAGATATGAGAAAAGCTCCTGCAATAAGTCGATCGGGAATAACACTGTAGCTACAGCCATTTAATTGTTTAACACCTTTAATTTTAATTGTATCCGTACCAGCGCCTGTAATTTTTGCACCCATTTGATTTAAAAATAATGCTGTATCCGTTACTTCTGGATCTCTTGCCGCATTTAATAAGATCGTTTCTCCTTCAGCTAGTACTGCTGCTAGCGTACTATTAACGGTTGCGCCTGAAGTTATTGTATCAAAATAAATGGTTGCGCCATTTAATCGAGTAGCCTCTACAATATAATAATCTTTATGGAAAGTAAAGGTAGCTCCCATTTTCTCGAATGCTTTTATATGTTGATCAATTGGTCTGCTTACAAAATCATCTCCACCTGGATAGCCAAGGGACACTTTCCCAAATTTAGCAAGTAATGCACCAATAAAATAATAGGCTGTTCTAAATTTACCAGACTTTTCTGGTTCAATAATGGGGTTATTTATATTAGTTGGGTCAATATGAACATCTCCTAGAATATCTCGATTCATGACACATCCAATTTCTTCCCCAATTTCACGCAATACACGAAAATCTGCAATATTTGGGATATTCTTTAACGTTACTGGCTCACTAGCTAAGCATGCTGCAGCAAGAATCGCTAGTGAACTATTTTTCGATCCTGGTACTGTTAGGGATCCTTCTAGCTTTGAAGGTCCTTCTATCTTCATCCATCTCATTATGAATCTCCTATTCCGTTCTTTCTAACTAATGTAAATCAGCAAAGATTACTTTCAGTCTCTTCTCTTTTATCTCCTGGATTGTTTTTTCCTGAGCGCCTAAATCTGTAATGAAGATATCAATATCCTCTATTGGTACGGATTGCATAAACATTTCAATTCCTATCTTTTCATGTGGTGCTAAGCATACCACTTTTTTGGCAACACTGGAAACTGTCTGTGCAAATGCTGCAGCTTCAGGAGTAGAAGTACTAATACCTTTTACGTTAATTCCTCCTCCTGTTAAAAAACAAATATCCAAAGAAAATTTACGCATCATTTCCATAGCCAGACAATCTATCATACTACCAGATGAAACACCCCTTAGCTTTCCACCGATTAAATAGGAACTAATATTCTCTCGTGTTCTAATATGTTCGGCAATTTTTAGAGAATTGGTAATGATTGTATAAGGGAAATCAGTTGGCAAATATTTCATCATTCCATAATGAATACCTGCTCCTCCAATAAAAACAGTATCATTTTTTTTAATGCAGGAAGCTGCTAATTTAGATATAGCATTTTCATGTGGAGCACCTGCTCCGTATCTAATTGCATCTGGTTGCGACATTGTCCGCACTTTAGGTGTTGGTTCAGGAAGAATGGCACCACCATATGTTTTTTGCAGTAATCCTTGTTCTTCCATAATGGATAAGTCTCTTCTTATCGAATCAAGGGACATTTCAAATTTAGCTGCTAAATCTTTGGCGATTACTTTGCCATCTCTTGCTATAATTTCTAAAATTCTTTGTCTTCTTTCCTCCGCTAACATATGCTACCCTTTCTCATTAAAATCTAAATTTATATTATTCCGTTTTATTAAGTTTTGTCAAACTTATTATTCTTTTTCTTTCATTTTCATTCCGTTTTATTCGTTTTTTTACCATGAG
Proteins encoded:
- a CDS encoding sucrose-6-phosphate hydrolase, which translates into the protein MTEIISKWTRELRYKPYSEWDDEYVVALTNSVASSKWRTGYHIEPKTGLLNDPNGFSFFNGKWQLFFQYYPFGAAHGLKSWYHLESEDLIHWEEKGIALQSDNNYDSHGVYSGSAYPIDEEKLFLFYTGNVRDDNWNRFTFQNGAFMYTDGTIEKFDNPLVNQPEETTDHFRDPQIFRYQNQFYMIIGAQKQSDKTGAIFLYKALSNNIKNWNLIGELTFSRSELGFMIECPTLIFIKEVPVLLFCPQGLSQSIHPYENIYPNMYIIGETFEPTNAAITNATSLQNLDEGFEVYATQAFNAPDGRALSVSWIGLPEISYPTDKEGYQGMLSLVKELTLHNGKLKQYPVDETKSLRQIEHIFHRSLDTKTNRFELELTIPKNEIVELKLFSNADETRYLAFTLDSVNGKVSVDREFAGERFGEEYGFKREAFVTKKEEMKINLFADTSVFECFVNEGERVISGRVFPDESQTFVYLHSKIDLSGKLWRLNNQKR
- a CDS encoding sucrose-specific PTS transporter subunit IIBC, whose protein sequence is MKHREVAERIAKALGENNLIAATHCATRLRLVVKDTKQIDQISLDEDPDLKGTFKANGQYQIIVGPGDVNVVYKELITITGVGEATKEELKEVTEKKETNPVMKLVKLLSDIFVPLIPALVAGGLLMALNNVLTGQGLFGPQSIVEMIPGIQGFADIVNLMASAPFAFLPILIGFSATKRFGGNPYLGAAAGMMLVMPNLVNGYGVAEALATGQMPYWDVFGLQIAQAGYQGQVLPVIGVAWILATLEKFFHKHLNNAIDFTFTPLLSVIITGFVTFAFVGPLLRGVSNQLTDGLLWLIDTLGGVGYGLFGLGYSAVVLTGLHQSFPAIETQLLADIAKTGGSFLFPIASAANVAQGAACLAIFFISKNQKQKGLASSASFSAMLGITEPAMFGINLKLKFPFFIALVAAGIGAAFMGFTGVRNVSLGPAGLIGFIAIAPKSIPMFMVGILISFILAFVATMIYGRNKLKVSSINTGSTSTTERSTTPVTNIATNEEIAAPVEGKAIDLATVNDPVFASGAMGKGIAIIPRIGKIYAPAEGILTVTNDSKHAYGIQTEKGAEILLHIGIDTVKLAGEGFKTYVKQGQKLKKGDLLGEFDIEKIHEAGFDSTVMIIVTNSKAYEEVKSMVDAELTVGEKAITLIPSVNK
- a CDS encoding alpha-galactosidase; translated protein: MPIFLEKDGKTLHLQNEILSYVISIEKEKYVTHRYWGRRLESFNGSTQLQMIDRGFATNPIPDERVFSLNALPLETSTQQSGDHRISNYTIRSHTNHTRTDFSYKKFEIQTGKKRIEGLPTLEGKDSEVTTLTITLYDDIQKLEMKLFYHLYEQLPVITRHVTFLNYGNQEVFLDNAGSLQVDIASTTFDLLTLYGSHTNEANISRRRLHNGIQKIESTRGVSSPQHQPFLALLNPNTDEFSGEARAFHLIYSGNFQAQVEVEQYGSSRVQLGINAEGFSWKLSPGGKFETPEAVMVYSNQGLNHMSNTFHKLYQEHLCPKPFRNRERPILLNTWEANYFDISEEKCEKLAELASQVGMEMFVLDDGWFGNRMDDTSSLGDWKENKEKLPNGIAGLAEMVRNKGMKFGLWFEPEMISRNSELFKANSDWVIHSPAYSPLEGRRQLVLDLSNREVQDFLINVLTEHLETGKIDYIKWDMNRHLTDIGSAAFPKDQQGEISHRYILGLYRILEKLVKQFPNVLFENCSSGGGRFDPGMMYYMAQNWTSDNTDALCRTKIQYGYSLLYPPIMMAAHVSPVPNHQVGRITSLETRGLVAMSANFGYELNLMDVSKEELTEIENQISFYKQHRKLFQFGEFYRLKSPGEYFETAWMFKNEEEAIVIYFNGVARPAVPVNYLPVNYLDDYATYKEMDTGRMYSGSELNYAGVTIPRVKEDYKTLIYHFIKVNR
- a CDS encoding MarR family winged helix-turn-helix transcriptional regulator; the encoded protein is MNIFENLLTSLKRASEVSVSIMKPRDEGVITHNLMIFLFMIQNKGEIRTREISEHFGVTSGAATGIADKLENLGLIERNRSKIDRRVVTLVLSEKGKKLVQSKKREHVELYQYILHDFSEEELLNTIRMLNKISDRIDSYNNRGDI
- a CDS encoding SDR family oxidoreductase, with amino-acid sequence MKILVTGFTGKVGLQVANYLKDIDIPILCGVRNVERARAKFGDIYEYVSLDFSDPTTFDGALENIDRIFLMYPPGENLPFATFLEKAKDKEIKHITYLSLKDVQFMPFIHHYKMEKLIKSYNIPYTFVRAGYFMQNLNDFLCKEIKERQRIFVPAGKGKTSFIDTRDLAEISALTLVNEGKHKNQIYAVTGNEALDFFDVASIMTEVLGVKIQYTNPSVKEFREYMKKIGEDEGFVNVVVGVHMPTKLGLAKGIKHDYEKVTGKTPTNIRKYIEDFKESWI
- a CDS encoding DUF975 family protein — protein: MKISEIKYDARQSLKGEWGKVVGLTFLYLVLSAGINLSIEIYASGGFINWLNQEYTPPLASILTAIISVILIPLSIAIVWFYLDLVREKNAEISQVFTIYTDVKVMLKVIGASIMVGIFTFLWSLLLIIPGIIKGLAYSQTFMLLKDHPEYSIFEAITESRRRMHGYKWKYFLLNLSFIGWGILCLISLGIGFLWLTPYVYASNATFYQNLIADTDEKEIL
- a CDS encoding HesB/YadR/YfhF family protein; the encoded protein is MNIHISNAALTWFKDEVGLQAGSHVRFYPMIYGNSPVQENFSLGFSIEAPVDAISSVTVEEIQFYVEETDVWFFNGHDLYVEYNETMDEVEYQYKMPK
- a CDS encoding threonine synthase, with protein sequence MSYSYVSHLECPKCQAVLEVTEVQQLCACGSPLLVRYDLEKVKEHVSKESIGRRPTSLWRYHELLPVSAKENIVTLGEGWTPLEKMPQLGKHYQLSNLYIKDEGIIPTGSFKTRGASVGISKAKELGVKQLAMPTNGNAGAAWALYAAKANIKATIVMPVDAPAITRKEVFISGGDLHLVDGLISDAGKIVGKLVADKGVYDASTLKEPYRIEGKKTMGYEIVEQFGWNVPDVILYPTGGGVGIIGIYKALKEMQELGWISDNKLPRLVAVQAEGCSPIVEAWKNGETESAFFENSETCAFGINVPKALGDFLVLESLYHTNGCAIAVSETELLTAQKLVAELEGNFICPEGAATFAAAEKLRKEGWIKEEEVVVCLNTGAGIKYPETVELANIPTLQPGEFIER